Below is a genomic region from Nilaparvata lugens isolate BPH chromosome 3, ASM1435652v1, whole genome shotgun sequence.
AACCTAACCCACACCAAAAAAAATCTACTAACTTGATTGACAGGAGCCCATATAGTTTACGGTGGCATGCCAATTGACCGAATCCCAAACGACCGACAAGCTATATTCTCCCAAACAGCCGAAAACTACTTTTTCCCATTCGACAGaatcaatgaaatattgaaactggaactttCTCATTCAGCCGAATCCCAAATGACcgaaaacttttaagaattttcCCAATCGACAGAAAACGTTGTTTATCGCATTGAGCCGAAAGTGTTGAGAGTTCCAACTGACCGAAAGTGATAGGTATCCCATCCGACCGAAAGTGATAAGtttcccaaacgaccgaaaatttctctagtttgtcgcaaatAACCGAAAGCGTTCGGCCAAAtgggaaaattaatttttcggCTGGATGGGAATCCTATCACTTCTGGTCGTTTGGGATTCGGTCGATTGGGACCCCACGATAGTTTACCACAACCGATATTTTCATTCGGATCAGTAGCGGTACCTCCTGAACAGGAAGCACGGTAGCCCGTTATCAAAGCAGCTGGAGTCGCTCGCAACAGTGACCGTGAATAGTAAAAATATcattcccataagttctaatgctattattcatactcactcggcTTGGCTGTGTGGGAATAGTCCAATTCGAACTCGATGAATTATATTTCACTGTCATTGTTGTGTgcgattcttgcttaaccgatcTATGCAAGTACTgcgaaatatatatatatatatatagactcaTTCTCGCACACAGGCAGTAATGCCTCTGCGAGAGTTTCTtaatatttcttaatatatttgtatatccGCTATTCCTGTGGTGCTGACATTgtcttttttttattgtaaagtgtattcttattttatgatgtaggctaccactgtAATTGCTTGTACgacttatgaaataaataactttttgaattgaattgcatTGATtccagatagcgctgtcggcagTGCCGAGCTGTCAGATCAGAGCTTTGTTtactttttaggttatgttgtgaAACATTGTCACCTGTCACatcagtttttaaattatattatttgcagtttttataaatgtaggtggaggaaaaatggtGTTCATGTCACgagtgaaaaaatattttcctccctcagggaaattgttaccctcggctttgcctcgtGCATCAAACTTTCCCCTCAGAGAGAAAAAActgtatttttatacaaataactattaataatgaaaaaattatctgATGATGAATGTGTTTGTGCAGGTGGTGGGGAAAGGTAGCGAGAAGGCGGGCGAAGACGTGCCGGCCGAGGAGAAGTACCTGATCGCGACATCTGAGCAGCCGATCGCGGCGTTACACCGCGACTCGTGGATGGCCGAGGACTCACTGCCCATCCGCTACGTCGGCCAGTCCACCTGCTTCCGCCAGGAGGTCGGCTCCCACGGCCGGGACACGCGCGGCATCTTCCGCGTGCACCAGTTTGAGAAGGTAATTGCCCAATGCATTGCTTCAACTTCAATCCTCCTTGGAGGAAAATGATAACATTGATTCTTATGGCAGTGTTCACACGTCTACTGAGGAAATGAATTAGAACGGGaagatttgaaataaattaatatcaaatcaatttattcctcTTTATAAATACATATTAGAGAAAATTATATAATGCATTATAGGAAATTTTCTTCACATGGGCTATGATGCCTGTGTGCGAAGAAGAGTCCGAATCACTTgatatattcattttaattcagaggaaaagaatgaaagaagggaagaggaagagagagagagagagagagaaagagaaatggAGACAgatagatagaaagagagagacaggaagaagaaagaacaaAATAGAAAAGTTTTAATTTGGGTCAAGGATCATCCATCCGCCAGGCAAGCACACGCCAGAGACGTTAGAAAcagattattatttcaaaaaacttttcagaAATGGTGAGCAGACCGCAATAACATCTCCGATGCTTCTCTACTCTGTTGGAACAGCCAAGTGAGCAACATTTTATTGTACGTGGCATTACTGTACCTATGTGTTAAAGATTGACAACTGAACAGGCATGTTGCAACACAAGCGATGAGCAATATAATAGGGACATCGGGATGAGGCATCCTTATGTTGAGGCTATTGCTAGAGGCACGTGTGAAATGGTCATGATTTGATACAATTATATTTAGACTTTCCTTTGAGATAAATGTTGAGAACCACATAAAGATATACAGTAAAGATACAGATTATGGcctaaatattacaatattcatgTAAAATCTCTTTAATATTCTATCCCTCATAACAGTCAATGATAAAATCCCctctaaggctggccactaacggtaggacatgcatgatacacatgtcgtcatacattgttgtgtcatcacagcgaaaggctcCTATCAaatttttttgaggttagttatTGTATCtccatttattttttctttgctgttctatttgaggttaaattaattttcaaaaaatatcagCACTTGCAACCAGATTTTAGATGAGGAGGTTCTTGAGAAGACATCGCTGGAGAGAGTTCTAACCATAGAATATTCAGGGATTTCAGTGGAGCAGCATTTAAAATGGAATAAgcacttaataataataataataataataataataataatataataataataataatattttatttccaacaaAAGTATAGCAAAACAGTGTAACACAGTTGAAAAATGTCACATATAAATTATCACAGTAACAGAAAATATCAGTCATGAAATAAAACTCTAATAACTTTCaacaattcatgaaatttgcaaatttttgaTAGTAAAATGTTTCTCACTCTAACAAGAATTCGTCAACATCATAGACAGCCTCCTTAATAAGAAAagaatatagttttgttttgaattgtttctCCTGACCAATAACTCTCAAATCAGCCAGAAGTTTAGCAAAAACCTTTGTCCCCTGTAAGTAGGTGCTTTCTCAAATACACTCAGCCTATGTCAACTGAAATGTTATTCCTTCCCCGAGTGTTATAGCCATGAATATCTGAGTTGAATTCAACTTATCTTTCatgtaattaatattgatttgaaaatgtacaATGATGGAACAGTTAAAATACTTGGGCTACTGAAAGACTCCCGGACATGTCTGTGGAAATTTGAGCCCCTCCAGGTATCTAATTGCGGACtttatcaaaacaaaaattctttGCATGTTTTTCTTCGAGGTACTCCCCCATAATTAGAGTATCttggttcaaaatttgaatatatattataatttgttgtACTGTATTTCAGATAGAGCAGTTCTGTATCACATCGCCACACGACGACAAGTCGTGGGAGATGCTGGACGAAATGATCGCCAACTCGAAGGAGTTCTACGAGGAGCTGAAAATTGCGTACCGCGTGGTGAACATCGTGTCGGGCGCACTGAACAACGCGGCTGCCAAGAAGCTGGACCTGGAGGCGTGGTTCCCGGGCTCGGGCGCCTTCCGCGAGCTGGTCTCCTGTAGCAACTGTCTCGACTACCAGTCCCGGCGTCTGCTGGTGCGCTACGGCAAAACAAAGAAGATGAATGCTCAGGTAAGATCAAAATTCATTTCTccatagtgagattcatgtcaTAAaagtccggttgcacaaacgcctgttgaattttaatcattattaaatgccacgagaaccaatcagagatagCTTTTTTTGGAAAGAAAGATACTCTGACTGCttcttgtggcatttaatcacggttaaaattcaacaggcttttgtcaGCGTAAATAATAGAACGGCAAGATTGCCAACAAATCTTCTTTATACACCGCCTCCTATAGTAGATAtctgtgattcaagtcatctTGATgtattcttgttaataatgatcaattctatctcaaatatattttattcactaagaaaaaatatatttttattatttgataataaatttctattattatttgatgataaATTCCTATAATTTAGATTAAATAGTctggtagttcattatattttttcatagcatacaaacaatttggcaacagtacatagctagaaaaggatagcaaaacaatgttaatcaaatgcttGCTAACTGCAAActacaatatatttcaatattgctATAAATCATATTCGATCGGGTAATTTTCCcctaaacaaataatattaatttatctcTCACAATCTCACAAAACgtattcaattctaataattattgtgttttggTGAGCTCAATATAGCTTGGTTATAAAGCGTGCCGTATGTGGCATGAAATGATGCTAAAAACCTCAAACAATACAGATTCAATAACTAAATACATTATAAATGACAGGAAAAATGGGTGCTAAGGAGGCTTGAGCTATATTCGTTCACTAAACAAAcattattcagaattattcaatcattcagaatcacacaactttcagaagaataccacaggcttataagtagggatgggtatcgaaagacaaaacatcgatgttttgaacatcgatgtttttttcatcctaacatcgataagtgaaaaacatcgaacagtaaacatcgatgtttttgaacatcgatgttattaaacatcgtttatcgccctacgtttttatggatgatactattagtccagtcaatatagacataaaaaagggggtgtgcttgcaatttatattgtatttctgattttttaatatattatttgggtacataagagaagtccagaaccaatttcttcatgcaagatttccttgtgctagatacaagatagcccaaaaacctcgtattttctgctcattttccagttttcagctatttctgccaaatctctcccagattatatagttctgaaaaaaaatgagatcactcggaactctctatctccaatgagtaccttgttataatttttcaaaaatgagtaaaatttgaagaaaaaatcaattttgatgaattttagtttttaatcaacaatatcttccgattgttacaatttagatgtatatttcaaaatccctctaggcgtatttttgtgctatacaatctgagatcaggtagagcgctctatgtcatatagatttccaggtacacctgacaacaatgctccttgtattgtggaaaacacctaattttcagcttcaaccatcatcaccatctactttgtcctcacattgatatttcgcacaatgacataagttcatgggtaagaatcacccgttagatgcacttaatttcagtatttcctagtagaggcacgcttaaggacacctcaaggatcaaaatttcaaacacttataatttacttttgacacaatgctcagatttcatcgtactacacttcattcttctcggctcgccaaggcggttcaaaatcatgcatcaacagtcaaattcggtcaaaaaatagaaaatttattgttgattgtaggtactttcatattcaatacataagaaatggccaatttctatattcaaagttatgtatctcggtaaccccttattataaaaattatcacatgatcttgaaatgtacaatagaattttctattacatctgctgtaaacaattcatgaaaaaatatgttcgtaaagtgagatttgattgttgaaaatatccggaaattgtagatatttttctcatattaacggttttggcagttctatgatagcgaaaagtgattcaagatggattttaggcaactgagctcgtagaggatgaatttatctacaatttgtaatcaattgtaagtttctatgatgtatcagactcgttttagaaactcttgatcaacagtaaaattacgaaaaaaatgtaaaaactgaaatcgccatttttaaaatcttaacttccaaattgttttggaatcgaaagtattatttattggagggggacaattttcacattctcactagatttggaaattttatcaaaagtatttcacaagacatgcaactttgaatatagaaattggtcattttctgtgtattggaatatgggcttaagtacactcaacaataaattttccatttttcgaccgaatttgacttaatatgcatgattttgaaccgccgtgacgaaccgagaaggatgaagtgtagtacgatgaaatctgagcattgtgtcaaaagttatgtgtttgaaattttgatccttgaggtgtccttaagcgcgcctctccactaggaaatactgaaatgaagtgtatcttacgggtgattctcatagaacataatctcaagaacttatgttctgtgtgtttgaaattttgatccttgaggtgtccttaagcgcgcctctccactaggaaatactgaaatgaagtgtatcttacgggtgattctcatagaacataatctcaagaacttatgttgttgtgcgaaatatcaatgtgaggacaatgtagttggtgatgatgcttgaagctgaaaattaggtgtttttcacaatacaaggagcattgttgtcaggtgtaccttgaatatgagatagatcgctatacctgatctcagattgtagagcacaaaaagagcttctaaagtgactacaattttatctggagctattgttccaatatttcaacagttactaacagcaattttggacttctggtattcaagtaacagtctttccaataattgaagtcaggttgtgactagaaagatacatcaactctagttcacaagatttgtcatcttcatggtttagtctgaaacctctcgggaaatccttgaggattcggtcttgaaatttcaccctaagctaattttagcaatcattgatactcatatcgtattcattcaaaacctgatagattttttaggaaatgaaaatggattaagtttttttatatggatctctgcactccttacaatacgaggacctcttttccagagctagattaattagtgttaaacacatgttgaggaaataattgtagtaagaaaaaactctttcttcctaagaaacgaagaatccgacctcttattcaattctaaataactaattatctaaccttgacacgggccaaagaagtaatgtaaatcttcaagagtatccaacagtctcacataaaaatacagagagcctgattgaaaaataaaaatagcaatctgcaggaaatctaaacttatgcgagatctttcacaagagtgatctatattcacaaaaaacactaaacagaatataCTACACGAAAtatgatagagataatgattgtaattctgttactattgcttattgctctcaagataatcctcttcaaagaaaaaaataaaaaaaacttgtatcaaattattttgataCAGTAATTCTGTATCTTGAACATTAgtaattctgttactattgcttattgctctcaagataatcctcttcaaacaaaaaaataaaaaaaacttgtatcaaattaaaaaattagaattgtttttactttttagttgggaaaaacatcggatgaccgatgtctaggtaaaaccatcgataagtgaaaaacatcgaacagtaaacatcgatgttaaaaacatcgatgtttgatgttgaaacatcgatgtttttaaacatcgatgtatcgatacccatccctacttataagcccaaaacggttccaattctaatttatacaacagtccaaatgtagctaggttatgtgtcactcatTCTcctattacacactcaatttacaattcaaaacacacaaaaattatttttaaattgaaaatacttcaaaattgaattaaatcaatcacaattaattatgTTGCTCAAACCAAATATAAATCGCAACGTTTTTACCAAATGCTTAGATTATTAGCTTACGGGAAAATGCAGACtttgattttataaaattcaaaaatttgactTTTTCTACCAGGTAGCGAACTCGTATGCTGTATTtgttaaaaaaaacaaataacatcaaatagatgaaaaacggtttttttatgaatattctaaatttttctatcaattttttttgtttctcactCTCATTTCGACTTGTGGCTCTCAAGTACTAAGATGCGTTTATTATTATCAGActgttatattattttatatgctatatatatatatatatatatatatatatatatatatataatatatatatatatatatatatatatatatatatatatatattgtacaGGGTGAGCATAAAGTCTTGCcctgattttaaaaatttattacagaatAACCGTTTGACATATCAATTTATATCTGGTGCTGTTACATAGGTTAGTGTTAGTAgttctttttttaatatcacTTACGTCAGTAAACTTCAACAAGAGCCCCCTTGGTAGCCCGGAAAATGTCGAAGCGGTATTCCAGTTCTTGCCAGGCCTGCCATTTCTAGGAAGATCTTCAACGCTGCCTGTTTCTTTGAACCTGCCATACCATCGCTTTATTGATTTAACATCAGGAGGGCTGCGTCCATAAGAAGCCCGAAAATTATGCTGAACACTGATCGGCGATTTCGTTTCGTGAAACCAAAGCACACATTGTGCTTTTTCCTGCTTCGACGCCATTTTGACCGCAACTAACGTGAACTAACAGACAGCGTCATTGTTTAGGACCACTAGCGCCACCACTACCAACACTAACCCATGTAACAGCGTCAGATTTAAATTATCATGTCAAACGGTTAttctgtaataaattttcaaaatcaggGCAAGACTTTATGCTCAACCTGTATATAGCACTATAAACAGTGCTTTATTCGTCTCGTCTATATTTCATTGAAGGAATAAACATTGCTTTATATTGAAATTGTGTGAGAAATGGTCGAAAAATTGACTCTCTGAGAGGGTCACTGGTAATCACTGGTTCATTCCCTAGATATCAGTAGAAACAACTACATTAATATCCAATCTCCAATTAGACTATAACTGACGTTGgcctacaataaattattgatgatgTGGGAATGTTACCATACAAGTTTGGTGAACTTATCTTGTCATTATTCCGAGATTGCTATAATATTTACGTTTATTGTGTTTCAGACATCATACGTGCACATGTTGAATGCAACATGCTGTGCCACGACGCGGGTGATTTGTGCAATTCTGGAGACCTACCAAACTGAGACCGGCATCACAGTGCCAGATGTATTGAAGCCTTACATGCCAGAAAAGTACAAAAACGAGATTCCTTTTGTGAAGACGGCACCCATCGATGAAGAAGCCACAAAGAAACAGAAGAAGCAAAAGGAGGGCATGCTCAAGAAGGCGGCTGAAAGTGCCTAGCATTTCGCAAACGTCAGCATGTTCCAAACTACTGCAGCTTCCTggtgaataattcaatttttacatcCTTAGGTTCTAAACCGGCTTTGTCAGCATTAAAATCCATTTGAGATAAGGCTGTTTTTATTTGTTGCCTCTTGTCACTACGGTTTTTGTAAACTCAAAACTTTACAGAACAGCTGATTTGGCGAAAACGTGGAAATAAACTACAAAGTTTCTAAAATGCACCCAATTTTACATCTGCCgttcatcctattatattaagcgagcaatttctgtagttttatatatttatatatggttatttatgttcaacggatctcgaaagcggctctaacgattttcacgaaatttggaacatattaggtttatataaaaattcgattgcactaggtctcatccttgggaaaactcgctgaacgacattaaaaggataattcatccttggctgaaacagctgtggatagtaaaaaagtgagtgaacgagtgagtatgtgaaaaatcaaaatatcgcatcctcgaaattcataagatgacatatagccagctgtgaaatataaacacgatcattttagagaatattgtgttctgtttatcaatgaataaaaataacgagcgaagctcggtgccccgatattaatatcCTGATACTATGCAAAAAGTCCGAGATCGATTCTCGACCAGGCCACTTCTTTTGCTAAGTTTTTCCAATGTTGTCTTATGTGGGCTTTTATAAAtgctaaataatgaaatttgttaTGGAATTGGAACTTTTcattagaaataatataaaacggGAAAAATTGTGATAAAAACTGTAACGATTGcatttttcttgtaaaaatgaaggttacaaaaaattaaaattggagAACAATTACAGAGCACGGGGGGGCTTCGACTGCGGAGCGAGTCAgagaagacaattttgaatcaaaaataataaattaattttgaaaaatttactgTATAAaagaattttgatgaaaattgtaataaatgaaatgagcaaattttatatttttatatttattaattcttcactttcacaacaattgaaaaaaaaaacacaaaataatttgtatacatcataaaaatataaaaagaatcaAATGGCTCAAAAGACTTTCGTCTGATCGTTGAAGAACAACATAATTTTCTAATAACGCAAGATAAAATGCATTAAAATAGTAACATGTGAATAGACTACttctattggattaaattaCTAATACAGTTTAACAAATGAGTTTAGATTCGAAGGACGGGTACATACTAGTTTGAATAAAGTTTCGACTTTAATCGGATGATTATtataacattttgaaaaataattgatttcagATTAAGTAGGCCATCTGAAGAGCGGCTCATCTTTTGATTCCTTGTGACCTTCAATTGTGCGACGAGTTGAAGAAAATGCCATTGAAAATGCTCCAATTTTATGGTAACAGCTGTAACGAATCTTCGACgtaaacaaaattatacaattcttCCATGTTGTGATCCTGCTacataaattattgttgaaacaaTTTCTAATTCGGTACATATAGTAACATACTAAAAATATCAActccttaatttatttataattgaatgaatgtgCATCAATCAAAGAATGTAGGTGATTGGTAGTGAAATAACAGCATTAACTAAAAAAACTGGTTCTCTCCAGAATTGTGATCCATCTTGCTAACAATTTTTGTGGCAAAACTTATAAGTGGCTGTTCTCAACTTATGCTAATAGTTTTTATTAGATAGAATCATTGTCAGGTCTATCATGAAGATGTTCGAGATTATGATGGAAAGAGATAAGGAAAACTTCACCatcttattttaaaatataaaaactatAAGCATTAAAACTACAAATAATCATCCTGCAGGTTTATTTCCGCTAATagtatttataatcaattattatttttcaatcgcGATCTAGTTTTATTAGCTTTTTAACAGGATAACACAAAAACTGATTCAAGATGTCCTTGACTAGGAAGATGCTAAATTTATCAACCAATTTCAAACGACGCTCCAAAGAAATTATTCCAAGGAATCGTGcttcatttatcaaataatacAAAACAACGCATTATCATTGATGAGCTGAGAGCACTTAACATCCTCTAAATTTCCATTTTACGGCCGTTCAAttaagataattatattgtaagaTTGTAAGCCGTCTATTATTTCcgatattgaaattttatagcCTGGGAAGTAATAATCTATCCTATTAGATAAAAATACAGTAACTTACCTAGTTTATTGTATGTAGAGTTCTTACTAACAAGAATTCTTACTGTAGAATTCTTACTTTTTAGCGAAACCTGTTATTTGAAGCTATTGCAGATTTCTAAAAATTATGCTACATAGCTTATTCCaccttcatttttaaataaggtTTAAAAGATTGTTCcacataaaaatgaatataaaggaaaagaagaattttgtgctacattttgaaaatgtgttttcATATTCTTCATAACACGCTAGATATTGCACAATGATGTCCCCTCTTTTTTACATTACAAAAGGACtcactattttataaaaatatgacatttgtttaCTCTGTAACGTACATAGTTTTGAGAGGCCTGCACGATATTATGATGTGACTATGTTGCTTAAACCTTCAACAAAGCCTCGCTAGATAATGCAAAAATATTATTGCACTAGCAAAGTGACTAGTGACTATATTATTTtcgtttttaatttttgatttattcatcTCCATGGTGTTTCATTCTCATCGTTATTTTGGATATCATAGTTATACTTGAATCGATTTTAGTCAATTATCACATTTTATTACTATTTAGAAATCTAATTCATAAAAGACTGTTATTTAACAGTGTCTTTACTGGAACTACTAAAAATCATCATGCATGAGTCAGAATGAATACAGTGAATACATGTCCTAGTATCTTCAAAATAAAAGTCCTTTCTAGATGAGTGACGAGTAAACACATTCtccccccccaaaaaaaaatCCTTGTGAAACACAATTTTtagttgatattttttaaataacaaaTTTTTCCATGAAGACATTTTAGTAAATTTTACACTAATCTCTCATTATTATTACACTAATATCTCATTATAACATTCTGTCATCCAACTCAAactatcaaaaataaaatctgcTATTCTCTTAGCATAGATTTATGATATTCTCTCAGCATAGATCTAGACTGCAGAAGTATTTGTCTCGTACGAACATTCATACTTTTTGACCCATGTTTTTCAGAAACACTGTTACGTGATTATCTATTTTGACTTGAGTATTTTCTCGAATCACCTACACAGTACTTGAATTGAGAAAATCTTGTCGATACGAACATCTCAATAACTCTGATACCACATCATTCACAAACCTTCCCACTTTTCTCTACTACAACATTACAAGCATTCATCTCAACTTTATTATCCcaataaaacaattgaaaaaatcaagtaCCAGTGTATGAGTTTGAGAGAGCGCTTCccgagtattattattattattaagaccTTGAACCAATCAAAGACATGTTAATAGTACTCTATCTATAAATACCGTACGCATAAACGCAACGGTTCTTCAATGATCGTAAAATAAGTTCAATAGCAGATTACAACTGAAGTGAAATAACCGGTGATAATGCCAATACTTTTTTAGATCACTTTCAGAGTTAAATTATCTTTCCAAATTAGTTTCTCACAAAGTTTGAGTAAgttcatatttttgaatttaatgtAGGTAAAGTAAATAATTATGATGCAAAGTATTCTAAGTAAACTTTTTATTCAAagctttttttataaatataatttatggaatataatacaaaaactatGTGCTAACAGTAACACACAgcttaatattattcaatttagcaTGATACACCTAGAAGGAAAGCGGTTGTCACTTTGGTCGCGCTGATAAGTCATTGCTCCAAACCTTCGCCTTCGACGATCTCATTTTCAGTTATTTTCCATTCACaatatatttaaatacattttaattCGATTTTACTCTAGAATACTCCATTCAATCAATGTTAAACTGCAACCAATCACTATAGTACAGCCAATCACTACAGTATTTCAGCCCAATATATTTTAGCCAACGACTAGTTTTCAAT
It encodes:
- the LOC111048318 gene encoding probable serine--tRNA ligase, cytoplasmic isoform X2 — protein: MVLDIDLFREEKGGDPNKLRKNQTDRFKDVTLVDKVIEKDAFWRQLRFSADRLNRSKNVISKEIGERMKKKENPGDESAEVPSTIDVTQLEVDALKPLTVSQLKKVRTMVDDKMREIERNLLQTETERNASLFEIGNMLHPSVPISKDEDENAVVCTYGDITVRKKYSHFDLIHMIDGVDSEAGAITAGGRGYYLKGPAVMLQLGLMQLAIQKWFGKGYTPLYTPYFMRKEVMQEVAQLAQFDEELYKVVGKGSEKAGEDVPAEEKYLIATSEQPIAALHRDSWMAEDSLPIRYVGQSTCFRQEVGSHGRDTRGIFRVHQFEKIEQFCITSPHDDKSWEMLDEMIANSKEFYEELKIAYRVVNIVSGALNNAAAKKLDLEAWFPGSGAFRELVSCSNCLDYQSRRLLVRYGKTKKMNAQTSYVHMLNATCCATTRVICAILETYQTETGITVPDVLKPYMPEKYKNEIPFVKTAPIDEEATKKQKKQKEGMLKKAAESA